In Piscinibacter sp. HJYY11, one genomic interval encodes:
- a CDS encoding Mth938-like domain-containing protein, translated as MKLQPDRIEGVNVISGLTADAVSVNGVKHTSSIVIPWVGDVGAWGTAGFEALTAEDFDRLAALGPELVIFGSGARIRFAPPLLLRGLMARRIGIETMDTAAACRTYNVLAGESRKVVAALLLG; from the coding sequence TTGAAGCTCCAACCCGATCGAATCGAAGGCGTGAACGTCATTTCAGGGCTGACCGCCGATGCGGTGTCGGTCAACGGCGTCAAGCACACCAGCAGCATCGTGATCCCCTGGGTAGGCGACGTCGGGGCGTGGGGCACGGCAGGCTTCGAGGCCCTCACCGCGGAAGATTTCGACCGGCTGGCCGCGCTCGGCCCCGAGCTCGTGATCTTCGGCAGCGGCGCGCGCATCCGCTTCGCTCCGCCCCTGCTGTTGCGGGGCCTGATGGCGCGGCGAATCGGCATCGAGACCATGGACACTGCCGCCGCCTGCCGCACCTACAACGTGCTCGCCGGCGAGAGCCGCAAAGTGGTAGCGGCACTGCTCCTCGGGTAA
- a CDS encoding pyridoxal phosphate-dependent aminotransferase, with translation MKPIVKSGKLASVAYDIRGPVLEKARQMEDEGQKIIKLNIGNVAAFGLEPPDEIVQDMIRNLPSQVAAGYTDSKGLFAPRKAIVHYTQEKRIAGVSVDDVYLGNGASELIAMSLNALLNNGDEVLIPAPDYPLWTAVTGLSGGTPVHYMCDEQADWMPDVADIKRKITSNTRAIVVINPNNPTGTLYPESVLLDIIEVARQHQLIVLVDEIYDKTLYDGHVHTSMASLADDVLFVTFNGLSKNYRACGYRAGWMVVSGEKRHAKDYIEGLNMLASLRLCANTPGQLAIQTALGGYQSIKDLVLPTGRLGRQRDLAYKLLTDIPGVTCVKPKAALYMFPKLDPKIYPIQDDQQFAYELLAEEKVLIVQGTGFNWTQPDHFRVVFLPNSDDLTDAIGRIARFLHHYAKRHH, from the coding sequence TTGAAGCCCATCGTCAAGTCCGGCAAATTGGCCAGCGTGGCCTATGACATCCGCGGGCCGGTGCTGGAAAAGGCCCGCCAGATGGAGGACGAGGGCCAAAAGATCATCAAGCTCAACATCGGCAATGTGGCCGCGTTCGGGCTCGAGCCTCCCGACGAGATCGTGCAGGACATGATCCGCAACCTGCCCTCGCAAGTGGCGGCGGGCTACACCGACAGCAAGGGCCTCTTCGCCCCGCGCAAGGCCATCGTGCACTACACGCAGGAGAAGCGCATCGCCGGTGTCTCGGTCGACGACGTCTACCTCGGCAACGGCGCTTCCGAGCTGATTGCGATGAGCCTCAACGCGCTGCTCAACAACGGCGACGAGGTGCTGATCCCCGCGCCCGATTACCCGCTGTGGACGGCCGTCACCGGCCTCTCAGGCGGCACGCCGGTGCACTACATGTGCGACGAGCAGGCCGACTGGATGCCCGACGTGGCCGACATCAAGCGCAAGATCACGTCGAACACGCGCGCCATCGTCGTCATCAACCCCAACAACCCGACCGGCACGCTGTACCCCGAGAGCGTGCTGCTCGACATCATCGAAGTGGCGCGCCAGCACCAGCTGATCGTGCTGGTCGACGAGATCTACGACAAGACGCTGTACGACGGCCACGTGCACACCAGCATGGCGTCGCTCGCCGACGATGTTCTCTTCGTCACTTTCAACGGCCTGTCGAAGAACTACCGTGCCTGCGGTTACCGCGCCGGCTGGATGGTGGTCTCGGGCGAGAAGCGCCATGCGAAGGACTACATCGAAGGCCTCAACATGCTGGCCTCGCTGCGCCTGTGCGCCAACACGCCGGGCCAGCTCGCGATCCAGACGGCGCTCGGCGGCTACCAGAGCATCAAGGACCTGGTGCTGCCCACCGGCCGCCTCGGCCGCCAGCGCGACCTCGCGTACAAGCTGCTGACCGACATCCCCGGCGTTACCTGCGTCAAGCCCAAGGCCGCGCTCTATATGTTCCCGAAGCTGGATCCGAAGATCTACCCGATCCAGGACGACCAGCAGTTCGCCTACGAGCTGCTCGCCGAAGAGAAGGTGCTGATCGTGCAAGGCACTGGCTTCAACTGGACGCAGCCCGACCACTTCCGCGTGGTCTTCCTGCCCAACAGCGACGACCTCACCGACGCGATCGGCCGCATCGCGCGCTTCCTGCATCACTACGCCAAGCGGCACCACTGA
- a CDS encoding homoserine dehydrogenase, producing the protein MKPIQVGLLGIGTVGSGTFNVLQRNQEEIRRRAGRGIQITMVADLDTARAKSVVGDAAKVVGDAREVIANPEIDIVIELIGGYGVAKTLVMEAIAAGKHVVTANKALLAVHGTEIFAAAHEKGVIVAFEAAVAGGIPIIKALREGLTANRIEWIAGIINGTTNFILSEMRAKGLDFDVVLKEAQRLGYAEADPTFDIEGVDAAHKATIMSAIAFGIPVQFDKAHVEGITKLQAADINYAEQLGYRIKLLGITKRRDDAKGIELRVHPTLIPAKRLIANVEGAMNAVVVHGDAVGTTLYYGKGAGSEPTASAVIADLVDITRLHTADPDHRVPHLAFQPKELANTAILGMDDVVTSFYLRLQVADQAGVLARITGILAEGGISIDALLQRESAEGEAQTDVIILTHDTTEGEMNKAIAQMQALPTVLAPIVRIRKEELN; encoded by the coding sequence ATGAAGCCCATCCAAGTCGGCCTCCTCGGCATCGGCACCGTCGGCAGCGGCACGTTCAACGTGCTCCAGCGCAACCAGGAAGAGATCCGCCGCCGTGCGGGCCGCGGCATTCAGATCACCATGGTGGCCGACCTCGACACCGCCCGCGCCAAGTCGGTGGTGGGCGACGCCGCCAAAGTGGTGGGCGATGCCCGCGAGGTGATCGCCAATCCCGAGATCGACATCGTCATCGAACTGATCGGCGGATATGGCGTGGCCAAGACGCTGGTAATGGAAGCCATCGCAGCCGGCAAGCACGTGGTCACCGCCAACAAGGCCTTGCTCGCGGTGCACGGCACCGAGATATTCGCGGCCGCCCACGAGAAGGGCGTGATCGTCGCCTTCGAAGCGGCGGTGGCCGGCGGCATCCCCATCATCAAGGCACTGCGCGAAGGGCTCACCGCCAACCGCATCGAGTGGATCGCCGGCATCATCAACGGCACCACCAATTTCATCCTGTCCGAGATGCGCGCCAAGGGCCTCGACTTCGACGTGGTGCTGAAGGAAGCACAACGCCTGGGCTACGCGGAGGCCGACCCGACCTTCGACATCGAAGGCGTCGACGCCGCGCACAAGGCGACCATCATGAGCGCCATCGCCTTCGGCATCCCGGTGCAGTTCGACAAGGCGCACGTCGAGGGCATCACCAAGCTGCAGGCGGCCGACATCAACTACGCCGAGCAACTCGGCTACCGGATCAAGCTCCTGGGCATCACGAAGCGCCGCGACGACGCGAAGGGCATCGAGCTGCGCGTGCACCCGACGCTGATCCCGGCCAAGCGCCTGATCGCCAACGTCGAAGGCGCGATGAACGCCGTGGTCGTGCATGGCGACGCCGTCGGCACGACGCTCTACTACGGCAAGGGCGCCGGCTCCGAGCCCACCGCCTCGGCCGTGATCGCCGACCTCGTCGACATCACGCGCCTGCACACGGCCGACCCCGACCACCGCGTGCCGCACCTGGCCTTCCAGCCCAAGGAGCTCGCCAACACGGCGATCCTGGGCATGGACGACGTGGTCACCTCGTTCTACCTCCGCCTGCAGGTGGCCGACCAGGCCGGCGTGCTGGCGCGCATCACCGGCATCCTGGCCGAGGGTGGCATCTCGATCGACGCGCTGCTGCAGCGCGAGTCGGCCGAAGGCGAAGCGCAGACCGACGTGATCATCCTGACGCACGACACGACCGAAGGCGAGATGAACAAGGCCATCGCGCAGATGCAGGCCCTGCCGACGGTGCTCGCCCCGATCGTCCGCATCCGCAAGGAAGAGCTGAACTAA
- the thrC gene encoding threonine synthase: MKYISTRGDKTPRGFSDILLEGLAPDGGLYLPTHYPIVTRAMLAKWRKLSYAELAFEILSLYIDDIPAADLRRLVEKTYTPEVFGTKEITPLKQVQPGLYLEALSNGPTLAFKDMAMQLLGNLFEYELGRRGETLNILGATSGDTGSAAEYAMRGKAGVNVFMLSPHGRMSPFQQAQMFSLQDANIHNITIEGVFDDCQDIVKATSNDLEFKRKYRIGTVNSINWARLLAQVVYYFAGYFQATQSEQERVSFAVPSGNFGNICAGHVARMMGLPIKRLVLATNENRVLDEFFRTGTYRPRASAETYETSSPSMDISKASNFERFVFDLLGRNADRVRELFQAGHFQLTPGEFDRISVYGFLSGHSTHADRLETIRQTFKDSGVMIDTHTADGLKVAREYLEPNVPMIVLETALPAKFAETIVEALGREPDRPAALHGIENLPKRFQVMRADAEAVKNYIRSNV; encoded by the coding sequence ATGAAATACATCTCCACCCGCGGCGACAAGACGCCGCGCGGCTTCTCCGACATCCTGCTCGAAGGCCTGGCGCCGGACGGCGGCCTGTACCTGCCGACGCACTACCCCATCGTCACCCGCGCGATGCTGGCGAAGTGGCGCAAGCTCTCGTATGCCGAGCTGGCATTCGAGATCCTGTCGCTCTACATCGACGACATCCCGGCCGCCGACCTGCGCCGCCTGGTCGAGAAGACCTACACGCCAGAAGTCTTCGGCACGAAGGAGATCACGCCGCTCAAGCAGGTGCAGCCCGGCCTGTACCTCGAAGCCTTGTCGAACGGGCCCACGCTCGCCTTCAAGGACATGGCGATGCAGCTGCTCGGCAACCTCTTCGAATATGAATTGGGCCGCCGCGGCGAGACGCTCAACATCCTCGGCGCCACCTCGGGCGACACCGGCAGCGCCGCCGAATACGCGATGCGCGGCAAGGCTGGCGTGAACGTCTTCATGCTCTCGCCGCACGGCCGCATGAGCCCCTTCCAGCAGGCGCAGATGTTCAGCCTGCAGGACGCGAACATCCACAACATCACCATCGAAGGCGTGTTCGACGATTGCCAGGACATCGTCAAGGCCACGTCCAACGACCTCGAGTTCAAGCGCAAGTACCGCATCGGCACGGTGAACTCGATCAACTGGGCTCGCCTGCTGGCCCAGGTCGTGTACTACTTCGCCGGCTACTTCCAGGCGACCCAGAGCGAGCAGGAGCGCGTCAGCTTCGCCGTGCCCTCGGGCAACTTCGGCAACATCTGCGCCGGTCACGTCGCGCGCATGATGGGCCTGCCGATCAAGCGCCTGGTGCTGGCGACCAACGAGAACCGCGTGCTCGACGAGTTCTTCCGCACCGGCACCTATCGCCCGCGTGCGAGCGCCGAGACCTATGAGACCTCCAGCCCCTCGATGGACATCTCCAAGGCCTCGAACTTCGAGCGCTTCGTCTTCGACCTGCTCGGCCGCAACGCCGACCGCGTGCGCGAGCTGTTCCAGGCCGGGCATTTCCAGCTGACCCCGGGCGAGTTCGACCGCATCTCCGTCTACGGCTTCCTCTCGGGCCACAGCACGCACGCCGATCGCCTCGAGACCATTCGCCAGACGTTCAAGGACAGCGGCGTGATGATCGACACCCACACCGCCGACGGCCTGAAGGTCGCGCGCGAATATCTCGAGCCCAACGTGCCGATGATCGTGCTCGAAACCGCGCTGCCCGCGAAGTTCGCCGAGACCATCGTCGAAGCGCTGGGGCGCGAGCCGGACCGGCCCGCGGCGCTGCACGGCATCGAGAATCTGCCCAAGCGCTTCCAGGTGATGAGGGCCGATGCCGAAGCGGTGAAGAACTACATCCGCAGCAACGTCTGA
- the mobB gene encoding molybdopterin-guanine dinucleotide biosynthesis protein B, whose protein sequence is MRVVGFCGYSGSGKTTLIEKLIGCLRQAGQRVSVIKHAHHRFDIDHPGKDSYRHREAGAFEVVVASNRRLAKVREYEVETELTVHQLLAELAPCDWAIVEGFRHADLLKIEVWRAETGERAHYPDDPFVIAVATDAPHNLPVPTPLPVFDLDNPQAVADFLLSHADRHEYTSPFDADA, encoded by the coding sequence ATGCGCGTCGTCGGCTTCTGCGGCTACTCCGGATCCGGCAAGACGACGCTCATCGAGAAACTGATCGGCTGCCTCAGGCAGGCGGGGCAGCGTGTGTCGGTGATCAAGCATGCGCATCACCGCTTCGACATCGACCACCCCGGCAAGGACTCGTATCGCCATCGCGAGGCGGGTGCCTTCGAGGTGGTGGTGGCGTCCAACCGCCGGCTGGCCAAGGTGCGCGAGTACGAAGTCGAGACCGAGCTCACCGTGCACCAGCTGCTGGCCGAGCTCGCGCCGTGCGACTGGGCCATCGTCGAAGGTTTCCGCCATGCCGACCTGCTGAAGATCGAGGTGTGGCGGGCCGAGACCGGCGAGCGCGCGCACTATCCCGACGACCCTTTCGTGATCGCGGTGGCCACCGACGCGCCGCACAATCTGCCGGTGCCAACGCCGCTGCCGGTGTTCGACCTGGACAACCCGCAGGCGGTGGCCGATTTCCTCCTGTCCCACGCCGACCGCCATGAATACACCTCGCCCTTCGATGCTGACGCTTGA
- the glp gene encoding gephyrin-like molybdotransferase Glp has protein sequence MLTLDEAQSRLLGAVSPLAETEVISTFNGLGRVLAEEVRSLVDVPSADNSAMDGYALRSADVPAAGTVLPVSQRIPAGTVGTPLQAGTAARIFTGAFLPEGADAVVMQEQCEALDGSVRINTEPLPGTAVRRRGEDLSRGAVALPRGLRLTPQALGLAATGGAATLTVTRRPRVALFSTGDELAMPGEPLKPGAIYNSNRFTLRALIHALGCECTDLGIVPDQLEATRDALRRAAQGHDLIVTSGGVSVGEEDHLKPAVHAEGSLDLWQMAIKPGKPLAFGSVRRADAGKAWFVGLPGNPVSSFVTFLLAVRPLLLKLQGATALLPTGVPMRADFDWPRADKRREFLRARRNERGGLDLFTNQGSGVLTSTVWADGLIDNPPETPIRAGDTVRFISLAEWVA, from the coding sequence ATGCTGACGCTTGACGAAGCCCAGTCGCGGCTCCTGGGCGCGGTGTCGCCGCTGGCCGAGACAGAGGTCATCTCCACCTTCAACGGGCTGGGCCGTGTGCTGGCCGAGGAGGTGCGCTCCCTCGTCGACGTGCCGTCGGCCGACAACAGCGCAATGGATGGCTATGCGTTGCGCAGTGCCGATGTCCCGGCCGCCGGCACCGTGTTGCCCGTGAGCCAGCGCATCCCCGCGGGCACCGTGGGCACGCCGCTGCAGGCCGGCACGGCGGCACGGATCTTCACCGGCGCCTTCCTGCCCGAAGGCGCCGATGCGGTCGTGATGCAGGAGCAGTGTGAAGCGCTCGACGGCAGCGTGCGCATCAACACCGAGCCGCTGCCTGGCACCGCCGTCCGCCGCCGTGGAGAAGACCTGTCGCGCGGTGCCGTGGCGCTGCCTCGCGGCCTGCGCCTCACGCCGCAGGCGCTGGGCCTCGCCGCGACCGGGGGGGCGGCGACGCTGACCGTGACGCGCCGCCCGCGGGTCGCCCTGTTCTCCACGGGCGACGAACTCGCCATGCCCGGCGAGCCGCTGAAGCCGGGTGCGATCTACAACTCCAACCGCTTCACGCTGCGCGCCTTGATCCACGCACTGGGCTGCGAGTGCACCGACCTCGGGATCGTTCCCGACCAGCTCGAAGCGACACGCGATGCCCTGCGTCGTGCGGCGCAGGGCCATGACCTCATCGTCACGAGCGGTGGTGTTTCGGTGGGGGAAGAGGACCACCTGAAGCCCGCGGTGCACGCAGAAGGCTCGCTCGACCTTTGGCAGATGGCCATCAAGCCCGGCAAGCCGCTCGCCTTCGGCAGCGTGCGCCGCGCCGATGCCGGCAAGGCTTGGTTCGTCGGCCTGCCCGGCAACCCCGTGTCAAGCTTCGTGACCTTCCTGCTGGCCGTGCGGCCCTTGCTGCTGAAGTTGCAAGGGGCGACCGCGCTGCTGCCGACCGGCGTGCCGATGCGAGCCGACTTTGACTGGCCGCGTGCCGACAAGCGCCGCGAATTCCTGCGCGCCCGCCGCAACGAGCGCGGCGGCCTCGACCTCTTCACCAACCAGGGCTCGGGCGTGCTCACCTCCACTGTGTGGGCCGATGGCCTGATCGACAACCCGCCCGAGACGCCCATCCGCGCCGGCGACACCGTGCGCTTCATCTCGCTCGCGGAGTGGGTGGCATGA
- a CDS encoding MoaD/ThiS family protein, which produces MKIRVRYFASLREALGAGETIEAADGSTVAHVRDTLIARGGAHAQALARSRAVRTALDQTLCDESHLLHDNAELAFFPPVTGG; this is translated from the coding sequence ATGAAGATCCGCGTGCGCTACTTCGCGTCGCTGCGAGAGGCCCTTGGCGCCGGCGAAACCATCGAGGCGGCCGACGGCAGCACCGTCGCCCATGTGCGCGACACGCTCATCGCCCGCGGTGGCGCCCATGCCCAGGCGCTGGCCCGCAGCCGCGCCGTGCGCACCGCGCTCGACCAGACGCTGTGCGACGAATCGCACTTATTGCATGACAACGCCGAGCTGGCCTTCTTCCCGCCCGTGACGGGCGGTTGA
- the dapA gene encoding 4-hydroxy-tetrahydrodipicolinate synthase — MGQFVDFSGLWIPLVTPFQGEGVDVSALSRLVDHLARSPITGFVPCGSTGEAESLSHEEQLAVLDTVLASCRDKPVVMGLAGVRLQDLLRQMNEIVRRPVAGLLISPPQYLRPAQAGIVAHFRALADASPVPVVVYDIPARTGAMLSLETLLTLAEHPNIRALKDCGGDEEKTRALIADGRLAVLAGDDARIFNTACLGGAGAIAAAGHLLPGHFARLVSSARAGRLEEARQLHHMLTPLAHALFAEPNPSVFKAVLARQGWMSDTLRLPHSPASVEAVQRTWAALERAERVRLP, encoded by the coding sequence GTGGGTCAGTTCGTTGATTTTTCCGGCCTCTGGATTCCGCTGGTCACGCCCTTCCAAGGTGAGGGCGTGGACGTGTCCGCTCTGAGCCGCCTGGTGGACCACCTGGCGCGCTCGCCGATCACAGGCTTCGTGCCCTGCGGCAGCACCGGCGAAGCCGAGTCGCTCAGCCATGAGGAGCAGTTGGCCGTGCTCGACACGGTGCTCGCCAGCTGCCGCGACAAGCCGGTGGTGATGGGCCTGGCGGGCGTGCGCCTGCAGGACCTGCTGCGCCAGATGAACGAGATCGTGCGCAGGCCGGTGGCCGGGCTGCTCATCTCGCCACCGCAGTACTTGCGGCCCGCGCAGGCCGGCATCGTGGCGCACTTCCGCGCGCTGGCCGATGCGTCGCCGGTGCCGGTTGTCGTCTACGACATCCCCGCCCGCACCGGCGCCATGCTCTCCCTGGAGACGCTGCTCACGCTGGCCGAGCACCCCAACATCCGCGCGCTGAAGGACTGCGGCGGCGACGAGGAGAAGACCCGTGCCCTCATCGCCGATGGCCGCCTGGCGGTGCTCGCGGGTGACGACGCCCGCATCTTCAACACCGCCTGCCTAGGGGGTGCCGGTGCCATCGCGGCGGCGGGACATCTTCTGCCGGGGCACTTTGCGCGCCTCGTGTCCAGCGCACGTGCAGGCCGGCTGGAAGAAGCGCGGCAACTGCATCACATGCTCACGCCGCTGGCGCACGCCCTCTTTGCCGAGCCCAACCCGAGCGTCTTCAAGGCGGTGCTGGCACGGCAGGGCTGGATGAGCGACACGTTGCGCCTGCCGCACAGCCCGGCCTCGGTCGAAGCGGTCCAGCGCACCTGGGCGGCACTGGAGCGGGCCGAGCGTGTCCGCCTGCCCTGA
- a CDS encoding alpha/beta hydrolase — MRWRHGFVCALAVPGLAVAACGERATIATHDGTQMPYSLAQPADGVAVRGAVVLLAGGDGHLKLDAQGCPKALNGNFLVRTAGLFRDAGYATALVDVPSDHQGTDGLAGFRAAEAHGADLGKLVAELRRRVKGPVWVIGTSRGTISASNVASRATGDAAPDGVVLSSALMQGTSGGQKTWTQQTVFDLPLTAIKVPALVIGHVHDQCLRSPPAEMPRLLAQLGSARKQMVSVEGGAAPSGQVSLAACEGRSPHGYVGQEAATVETIVRFMQAN; from the coding sequence ATGCGTTGGCGTCACGGGTTTGTTTGCGCACTGGCGGTGCCGGGCCTCGCGGTGGCGGCCTGCGGCGAGCGGGCCACGATCGCCACCCACGACGGCACCCAGATGCCGTACTCGCTGGCCCAGCCTGCCGACGGCGTGGCGGTGCGGGGCGCAGTGGTGCTGCTGGCCGGTGGCGATGGCCACCTCAAGCTCGATGCGCAAGGCTGCCCCAAGGCGCTGAATGGCAACTTCCTCGTGCGCACGGCGGGGCTCTTTCGTGACGCCGGCTACGCCACCGCCCTGGTCGACGTGCCGAGCGACCACCAAGGCACCGATGGCCTGGCGGGCTTTCGCGCGGCCGAGGCCCATGGCGCCGACCTGGGCAAGTTGGTTGCCGAGCTGCGCCGCCGCGTGAAGGGGCCGGTGTGGGTGATCGGCACCAGCCGCGGCACGATTTCGGCGTCCAACGTGGCGTCTCGTGCAACGGGTGATGCGGCACCCGACGGCGTGGTGCTCAGCTCCGCGCTGATGCAGGGAACCAGCGGAGGCCAGAAGACCTGGACGCAGCAGACGGTGTTCGACCTTCCCCTGACGGCGATCAAGGTCCCGGCGCTCGTCATCGGGCATGTTCACGACCAGTGCCTGCGTTCGCCGCCGGCCGAGATGCCGCGCCTGTTGGCACAGCTGGGCAGCGCACGCAAGCAGATGGTGTCGGTGGAGGGCGGTGCGGCGCCGTCGGGCCAGGTCAGCCTCGCGGCTTGCGAAGGGCGCTCGCCGCACGGCTACGTCGGGCAGGAGGCTGCCACGGTGGAGACCATCGTGCGCTTCATGCAGGCGAACTGA
- a CDS encoding molybdenum cofactor biosynthesis protein MoaE has protein sequence MTTARVTIQTHDFDLSAEVAALRAGDPGVGAIVSFVGTVRDRSESQGVQLMELEHYPGMTEKSIEAMTIEAAHRFDIRAACVIHRVGLLKPQDQIVLVAVTSAHRGHAFQACEFLMDYLKTQAPFWKKEYTPEGARWVDARTHDDEALARWGIASGNAA, from the coding sequence ATGACCACCGCGCGCGTGACCATCCAGACCCATGACTTCGACCTCAGCGCCGAGGTGGCCGCCTTGCGGGCGGGCGACCCCGGCGTGGGCGCAATCGTGAGCTTCGTCGGGACGGTGCGTGACCGCAGCGAAAGCCAGGGCGTCCAGCTGATGGAGCTGGAGCACTACCCCGGCATGACCGAGAAGTCGATCGAAGCGATGACGATCGAGGCTGCCCACCGCTTTGACATCCGCGCGGCTTGCGTGATCCACCGCGTGGGCCTGCTCAAGCCGCAGGACCAGATCGTGCTGGTGGCCGTCACCTCGGCGCACCGAGGCCACGCCTTCCAAGCCTGCGAGTTCCTGATGGACTACCTGAAGACACAAGCCCCGTTCTGGAAGAAGGAGTACACGCCCGAAGGTGCCCGCTGGGTCGATGCGCGCACGCACGACGACGAGGCGCTCGCGCGCTGGGGGATCGCCAGCGGGAATGCGGCATGA
- the crcB gene encoding fluoride efflux transporter CrcB yields MTAGVPWLQVVAVAVGSAIGALLRWWAGLAFNNLWSGFPLGTLLVNCVGGLLIGAALVWFDRTPNEVLRLLLVTGFLGGLTTFSAFSGESLSLMQRGEYFWALVHTSAHVVGSLAFAAIGFRLMRSALA; encoded by the coding sequence ATGACGGCCGGCGTGCCGTGGCTGCAGGTCGTGGCCGTCGCCGTCGGGTCGGCGATCGGCGCGCTGCTGCGCTGGTGGGCGGGCTTGGCCTTCAACAACCTGTGGAGCGGCTTCCCGCTGGGCACCTTGCTCGTCAACTGCGTCGGCGGCCTGCTGATCGGCGCGGCGCTGGTGTGGTTCGACCGCACGCCCAACGAGGTCTTGCGCCTGCTGCTGGTGACGGGTTTCCTCGGCGGCCTGACCACCTTCTCGGCCTTCTCGGGCGAATCGCTCTCGCTGATGCAGCGCGGCGAGTATTTCTGGGCACTGGTCCATACCTCGGCCCATGTGGTGGGCTCTCTCGCCTTCGCCGCCATCGGCTTTAGATTGATGCGCAGCGCGCTGGCTTGA